The Argopecten irradians isolate NY chromosome 4, Ai_NY, whole genome shotgun sequence genome has a window encoding:
- the LOC138321027 gene encoding putative RNA polymerase II subunit B1 CTD phosphatase rpap2 translates to MSSVTTERKSAGNAKDTDNQKRDSEAERRKKIEEDVRRRQECEKRAFQIVEKMLDGPVDEETLLKDAFHICPSHYDDITEERAIIKLCGYPICHNPLKNIPKQKYQISTRSNKVYDITTRKNFCGNQCFTASQYFRRQLLTAPLWTRDRMPDKPFKLLTLEATSGLQGDEVISITPELKKEVQYLERLEKFETKSKDKAQNKSPVDPEQLNLQSLLISVSSGASNKDKHSNDQSYIQKEHSVVTENKKDENKSDSVKYTTKESSQVKTESGDSMTTESKMKYLELLLSKRKHLLGKMADIQPIKVSTDSDDEEDSSESGKVQSTNEKPIELEKLNDTVDMKTGKVSSVDVNPATDSDDSQESEPQENIKTYPVGNKPMENQQEASNSKKSLQTAKLKPEKNSKVNSKSAIQILCQTIRQWVTKETIDLISPQESEAIGDGVDQTEFQLKYAKLCQRIDARSDDLDDLVGESRTEGLPLPEKPVPDYKILREETEEFGQKVAQYLQGKTTTTGVIKEVAVEEQLEVHLPTVDSHDQMLIRKKIVMEKINRSMPELLGPLKLSMQEVFSDVRQLLSTFSFSSQNIIFRPVEWTLVCLILLKILARRHVHISQSFKEESAVRFFDILLQSLGESQTTVDQHIIQIILSPLL, encoded by the exons ATGTCTTCTGTCACAACAGAACGAAAATCAGCTGGCAATGCTAAAGATACAGACAACCAGAAAAG AGATAGCGAAGCAGAACGCAGAAAGAAAATAGAGGAAGATGTCCGAAGACGTCAAGAATGTGAGAAAAGAGCTTTTCAGATTGTTGAAAAAATGTTAGATGGCCCTGTTGATGAAGAGACACTACTGAAAGAT GCCTTTCACATATGTCCTAGTCATTACGATGATATTACAGAGGAGAGAGCGATAATTAAGCTGTGTGGCTATCCCATATGTCATAATCCTCTtaaaaat ATTCCAAAGCAAAAATACCAGATCTCAACAAGGAGTAACAAGGTCTATGACATCACAACCAGGAAG aatttttgcGGTAACCAGTGTTTCACGGCGTCACAATACTTCAGACGACAACTGTTGACTGCTCCTCTATGGACTCGAGATCGCATGCCTGACAAACCATTTAAACTACTGACTCTGGAGGCCACAAG TGGATTACAAGGAGATGAAGTCATttcaatcacaccagaactcaAAAAAGAAGTCCAATATCTAGAAAGACTGGagaaatttgaaacaaaaagcAAAGATAAAGCCCAAAACAAGAGCCCCGTTGATCCGGAACAGTTAAATCTGCAATCCCTTTTGATAAGTGTTAGCTCTGGTGCTTCCAACAAAGACAAACATTCTAATGACCAAAGTTATATTCAAAAAGAGCATTCTGTGGTGACCGAGaataaaaaagatgaaaacaaaAGTGATTCTGTAAAATATACCACGAAGGAGAGTTCACAGGTAAAAACAGAGTCAGGGGATTCCATGACAACAGAATCAAAGATGAAATATCTCGAGCTTTTGTTGAGCAAACGAAAACATTTACTCGGTAAAATGGCAGATATTCAACCTATAAAAGTCTCAACTGATTCAGATGATGAAGAAGATTCTTCGGAGTCAGGAAAAGTTCAGTCTACAAATGAAAAACCTATTGAATTAGAAAAATTGAATGATACTGTGGATATGAAGACTGGAAAGGTATCAAGTGTTGATGTAAATCCAGCGACTGATTCTGATGATAGCCAGGAATCTGAGCCtcaagaaaatataaaaacataccCTGTTGGTAACAAGCCTATGGAAAACCAACAAGAGGCAAGTAATTCCAAAAAATCTCTACAAACTGCAAAATTAAAACCTGAAAAAAACTCGAAGGTAAATTCCAAATCTGCAATACAGATTTTATGTCAGACAATAAGACAGTGGGTTACTAAGGAAACCATAGACCTTATATCGCCACAGGAATCAGAAGCTATCGGTGATGGAGTTGATCAAACagaatttcaattaaaatatgctAAACTTTGTCAGCGAATCGATGCAAGAAGCGATGACCTTGATGACCTTGTAGGAGAATCTCGGACTGAAGGTTTGCCACTTCCAGAGAAACCTGTTCCTGATTACAAAATACTTAGAGAGGAAACGGAAGAATTTGGTCAAAAAGTGGCTCAGTACTTACAGGGCAAGACTACCACCACAGGGGTCATAAAGGAAGTG GCAGTGGAAGAGCAGCTGGAGGTCCATCTTCCTACAGTTGACAGCCATGATCAGATGTTAATCAGAAAGAAAATTGTCATGGAAAAAATTAACCGATC AATGCCTGAACTTTTGGGTCCTCTGAAGCTGTCGATGCAGGAAGTGTTCTCTGACGTGAGACAGTTGTTGTCAACATTCAG CTTTAGTAGCCAGAACATTATATTTAGACCAGTAGAGTGGACACTGGTGTGTCTCATCCTCCTCAAAAT TTTGGCAAGAAGACATGTTCATATATCGCAATCCTTTAAGGAGGAGAGTGCTGTTCGTTTCTTTGATATTCTACTCCAGTCCCTCGGCGAGTCTCAAACCACAGTGGATCAGCATATTATACAGATTATCCTTTCACCACTACTGTAA